One Vanessa cardui chromosome 23, ilVanCard2.1, whole genome shotgun sequence DNA segment encodes these proteins:
- the LOC124539598 gene encoding uncharacterized protein LOC124539598 has translation MKFMDKLPTVISCCFCCFLRAGTVMIAIFSFLSGLIFAPNVSHTKGFWNIDPVLSYHSAATEHTIQIILGVVSIMLCLVSVMLLIGAICNMPMLILIYQWGALLYSATVFLLLFILAVFCFFVHSNCVLAGASLCALMVCEVLVTVYFLIVANSLRMSLKYAASDDVFY, from the exons atgAAGTTCATGGATAAACTACCGACAGTGATCAGCTGTTGCTTCTGCTGTTTCCTAAGAGCTGGAACGGTTATGATAGCAATTTTCTCATTC TTATCGGGTTTGATCTTCGCGCCCAATGTGAGTCATACGAAGGGTTTCTGGAACATTGATCCAGTCCTCTCCTACCACAGCGCAGCCACGGAACATACCATACAGATAATCTTGGGTGTCGTCTCGATAATGCTCTGCTTAGTCAGCGTGATGCTGCTCATTGGAGCTATTTGT AATATGCCGATGTTAATCCTGATATACCAGTGGGGTGCACTATTGTACAGCGCAACGGTATTCTTGTTGCTGTTCATTCTGGCCGTGTTCTGTTTCTTTGTGCATTCGAATTGTGTGCTTGCCGGTGCCTCTCTCTGTGCTCTGATGGTTTGTGAAGTATTAG ttaccGTTTATTTTCTAATCGTCGCGAATAGCCTTCGAATGTCTCTAAAGTATGCAGCGAGCGATGACGTTTTTTATTAA